The proteins below are encoded in one region of Lactuca sativa cultivar Salinas chromosome 3, Lsat_Salinas_v11, whole genome shotgun sequence:
- the LOC128132637 gene encoding serine/threonine-protein kinase/endoribonuclease IRE1a-like isoform X2 — protein MDMTMEEFIRIMPHVSEDGGVILGSKKTTAFVVDANTGRLIRVHHSSSTNEHSNFIFQKTTMKNEKSTMVNEKPDKQFSFTRTDYLLTSFAANSDKVLWNVTVADIDVALLCQEPPNKIIRPSLPLPNNLRSKSSVDFDFDFDFNMPLSCQSKAVVHRLRTSHKLGSYKIHGKQAEKKVPILLLPQNKPLLPNSNNNLDTQNPEIPSQQDVKKVNFLSEGRMAFVVIFILIIAIGGLMYRHHTIMAAMLKQKPSSSSRRKRHRKQGRIYANEDGNVDSERNPVLNFNHLIECDTEGRSIGKLFVSNKEIAKGSNGTVVLEGVYEGRKVAVKRLVRAHHDVAFKEIQNLIASDQHPNIVRWYGVEYDHDFVYLSLERCACSLYDLIQMKKGGLELDSINRDIIMHDVHLWKPNGYPSPILLKLMRDIVSGLVHLHELGIIHRDLKPHNVLIVKEKSICGKLSDMGISRRLVGDMLSLGLHATGSGSSGWQAPEQLLHGRQTRAIDLFSLGCVLFFCMTCGRHPFGDHLERDVNVVKNRVNLFLVRHIPEAFDLFSRLLNPNPELRPRAVDVLHHPLFWDSEVRMSFLRDTSDRVELEDRECDSVLLRELESKGSVALGGKWDEKMEPEFINNIGRYRRYKYNGVRDLLRVIRNKLNHYRELPKEIQELLGGVPEGFNDYFGSRFPKLLMEVYNVMYHYCKDEEWFYKYLEH, from the exons ATGGATATGACCATGGAGGAATTCATCAGAATCATGCCACACGTATCAGAGGATGGAGGAGTTATTCTTGGATCCAAAAAAACTACTGCATTTGTAGTTGATGCTAACACTGGAAGGTTAATACGTGTTCATCACAGCTCATCAACCAATGAACACTCAAATTTCATCTTCCAAAAAACCACCATGAAAAATGAGaagtcaactatggtcaatgAAAAACCTGATAAACAATTCTCCTTCACAAGAACAGATTACTTACTCACATCATTTGCTGCAAATTCTGACAAAGTTCTATGGAATGTGACTGTAGCAGACATTGATGTTGCTTTACTTTGTCAAGAACCTCCAAATAAAATCATTCGTCCGTCTTTACCTCTCCCAAATAATCTTCGCTCAAAATccagtgttgactttgactttgactttgacttcaacATGCCCTTGTCATGTCAGTCAAAAGCTGTTGTCCATAGGCTACGTACATCTCATAAGCTTGGTTcttataaaatccatggaaaacaAGCAGAAAAAAAAGTTCCAATCCTTCTACTCCCTCAAAATAAACCTTTACTACCCAATTCAAACAATAACCTTGACACCCAAAACCCCGAAATCCCTAGTCAACAAGATGTGAAAAAAGTCAACTTTCTTTCCGAAGGGCGAATGGCGTTTGTTGTAATTTTCATTCTGATTATTGCCATTGGTGGTCTTATGTATCGCCATCATACCATAATGGCTGCAATGTTGAAACAAAAACCTTCCTCTTCTTCTAGAAGGAAGAGGCATAGGAAACAAGGAAGGATTTATGCCAATGAAGATGGAAATGTTGATAGTGAAAGAAATCCAGTGCTAAATTTTAATCATTTAATCGAATGTGACACAGAAGGGCGTTCTATAGGCAAACTATTTGTGTCAAATAAAGAAATTGCAAAGGGTAGTAATGGAACAGTTGTTCTTGAAGGGGTATACGAAGGTCGTAAGGTTGCTGTGAAACGCCTCGTGAGGGCCCACCATGATGTTGCATTTAAAGAAATTCAAAATCTTATTGCTTCTGATCAACATCCAAATATTGTTAGGTGGTATGGAGTGGAATATGATCATGATTTTGTTTATCTTTCTTTGGAGCGTTGTGCTTGTAGCCTTTATGATTTAATTCAAATGAAGAAAGGGGGTTTAGAATTAGATTCAATCAATCGTGACATCATCATGCATGATGTTCATTTATGGAAACCAAATGGATACCCTTCGCCTATTTTGTTAAAATTGATGAG ggATATAGTATCTGGGCTTGTTCATTTGCATGAATTAGGGATCATTCATCGGGATTTAAAGCCACACAATGTGTTAATAGTCAAAGAAAAATCAATATGTGGGAAGCTTTCTGACATGGGAATTAGCAGACGCCTCGTTGGCGACATGTTGTCATTAGGACTCCATGCTACTG GTTCCGGAAGTTCAGGGTGGCAAGCACCCGAACAACTTCTTCATGGACGCCAAACACGTGCGATAGATTTGTTCAGTTTAGGTTGTGTCCTGTTTTTCTGCATGACATGTGGCAGACACCCATTTGGTGATCATCTTGAACGTGATGTGAATGTGGTCAAAAACCGAGTCAACCTTTTTTTAGTTCGACATATTCCGGAAGCTTTTGACCTCTTCTCTAGATTACTAAACCCTAACCCTGAACTCAG GCCAAGGGCTGTGGATGTGTTGCATCATCCTTTGTTTTGGGATTCCGAGGTGAGAATGTCGTTTCTAAGGGATACTAGTGATCGGGTGGAATTGGAAGACCGGGAATGTGATTCCGTTCTTCTTAGGGAATTGGAAAGTAAAGGTTCGGTGGCTTTGGGTGGAAAATGGGATGAAAAGATGGAACCGGAATTCATCAATAACATTGGTCGGTATAGGCGGTATAAATACAACGGTGTGCGTGACTTGCTTCGCGTCATTCGAAATAAATTAAATCATTACCGCGAATTACCCAAAGAAATTCAG GAATTGTTGGGAGGTGTACCGGAGGGGTTTAATGATTATTTTGGGAGTCGGTTCCCGAAGCTGTTGATGGAGGTGTACAATGTTATGTACCATTATTGTAAGGATGAAGAATGGTTCTATAAGTACTTGGAGCATTAA
- the LOC128132637 gene encoding serine/threonine-protein kinase/endoribonuclease IRE1a-like isoform X1: protein MNYALIRYLFADFLLFLLLFGSIDSVQNLEISKVNQAPARRSLLSFPDNHDTALVAALDGTINLVYRDSGRIIWSFASGSPIYSSYQASTSHDDDKESAPVPEGSYYVDCGDDWKLYAHTDLGKVSMDMTMEEFIRIMPHVSEDGGVILGSKKTTAFVVDANTGRLIRVHHSSSTNEHSNFIFQKTTMKNEKSTMVNEKPDKQFSFTRTDYLLTSFAANSDKVLWNVTVADIDVALLCQEPPNKIIRPSLPLPNNLRSKSSVDFDFDFDFNMPLSCQSKAVVHRLRTSHKLGSYKIHGKQAEKKVPILLLPQNKPLLPNSNNNLDTQNPEIPSQQDVKKVNFLSEGRMAFVVIFILIIAIGGLMYRHHTIMAAMLKQKPSSSSRRKRHRKQGRIYANEDGNVDSERNPVLNFNHLIECDTEGRSIGKLFVSNKEIAKGSNGTVVLEGVYEGRKVAVKRLVRAHHDVAFKEIQNLIASDQHPNIVRWYGVEYDHDFVYLSLERCACSLYDLIQMKKGGLELDSINRDIIMHDVHLWKPNGYPSPILLKLMRDIVSGLVHLHELGIIHRDLKPHNVLIVKEKSICGKLSDMGISRRLVGDMLSLGLHATGSGSSGWQAPEQLLHGRQTRAIDLFSLGCVLFFCMTCGRHPFGDHLERDVNVVKNRVNLFLVRHIPEAFDLFSRLLNPNPELRPRAVDVLHHPLFWDSEVRMSFLRDTSDRVELEDRECDSVLLRELESKGSVALGGKWDEKMEPEFINNIGRYRRYKYNGVRDLLRVIRNKLNHYRELPKEIQELLGGVPEGFNDYFGSRFPKLLMEVYNVMYHYCKDEEWFYKYLEH, encoded by the exons TAATCATGACACTGCCCTTGTTGCTGCATTGGATGGTACAATCAATTTGGTGTATCGTGATTCTGGGAGGATAATTTGGTCATTTGCATCAGGATCTCCAATCTACTCTTCATACCAGGCTTCTACCAGCCATGATGATGATAAGGAAAGTGCACCTGTGCCTGAAGGCAGTTATTATGTAGACTGTGGGGATGATTGGAAGCTGTATGCACACACAGATCTTGGCAAAGTG AGTATGGATATGACCATGGAGGAATTCATCAGAATCATGCCACACGTATCAGAGGATGGAGGAGTTATTCTTGGATCCAAAAAAACTACTGCATTTGTAGTTGATGCTAACACTGGAAGGTTAATACGTGTTCATCACAGCTCATCAACCAATGAACACTCAAATTTCATCTTCCAAAAAACCACCATGAAAAATGAGaagtcaactatggtcaatgAAAAACCTGATAAACAATTCTCCTTCACAAGAACAGATTACTTACTCACATCATTTGCTGCAAATTCTGACAAAGTTCTATGGAATGTGACTGTAGCAGACATTGATGTTGCTTTACTTTGTCAAGAACCTCCAAATAAAATCATTCGTCCGTCTTTACCTCTCCCAAATAATCTTCGCTCAAAATccagtgttgactttgactttgactttgacttcaacATGCCCTTGTCATGTCAGTCAAAAGCTGTTGTCCATAGGCTACGTACATCTCATAAGCTTGGTTcttataaaatccatggaaaacaAGCAGAAAAAAAAGTTCCAATCCTTCTACTCCCTCAAAATAAACCTTTACTACCCAATTCAAACAATAACCTTGACACCCAAAACCCCGAAATCCCTAGTCAACAAGATGTGAAAAAAGTCAACTTTCTTTCCGAAGGGCGAATGGCGTTTGTTGTAATTTTCATTCTGATTATTGCCATTGGTGGTCTTATGTATCGCCATCATACCATAATGGCTGCAATGTTGAAACAAAAACCTTCCTCTTCTTCTAGAAGGAAGAGGCATAGGAAACAAGGAAGGATTTATGCCAATGAAGATGGAAATGTTGATAGTGAAAGAAATCCAGTGCTAAATTTTAATCATTTAATCGAATGTGACACAGAAGGGCGTTCTATAGGCAAACTATTTGTGTCAAATAAAGAAATTGCAAAGGGTAGTAATGGAACAGTTGTTCTTGAAGGGGTATACGAAGGTCGTAAGGTTGCTGTGAAACGCCTCGTGAGGGCCCACCATGATGTTGCATTTAAAGAAATTCAAAATCTTATTGCTTCTGATCAACATCCAAATATTGTTAGGTGGTATGGAGTGGAATATGATCATGATTTTGTTTATCTTTCTTTGGAGCGTTGTGCTTGTAGCCTTTATGATTTAATTCAAATGAAGAAAGGGGGTTTAGAATTAGATTCAATCAATCGTGACATCATCATGCATGATGTTCATTTATGGAAACCAAATGGATACCCTTCGCCTATTTTGTTAAAATTGATGAG ggATATAGTATCTGGGCTTGTTCATTTGCATGAATTAGGGATCATTCATCGGGATTTAAAGCCACACAATGTGTTAATAGTCAAAGAAAAATCAATATGTGGGAAGCTTTCTGACATGGGAATTAGCAGACGCCTCGTTGGCGACATGTTGTCATTAGGACTCCATGCTACTG GTTCCGGAAGTTCAGGGTGGCAAGCACCCGAACAACTTCTTCATGGACGCCAAACACGTGCGATAGATTTGTTCAGTTTAGGTTGTGTCCTGTTTTTCTGCATGACATGTGGCAGACACCCATTTGGTGATCATCTTGAACGTGATGTGAATGTGGTCAAAAACCGAGTCAACCTTTTTTTAGTTCGACATATTCCGGAAGCTTTTGACCTCTTCTCTAGATTACTAAACCCTAACCCTGAACTCAG GCCAAGGGCTGTGGATGTGTTGCATCATCCTTTGTTTTGGGATTCCGAGGTGAGAATGTCGTTTCTAAGGGATACTAGTGATCGGGTGGAATTGGAAGACCGGGAATGTGATTCCGTTCTTCTTAGGGAATTGGAAAGTAAAGGTTCGGTGGCTTTGGGTGGAAAATGGGATGAAAAGATGGAACCGGAATTCATCAATAACATTGGTCGGTATAGGCGGTATAAATACAACGGTGTGCGTGACTTGCTTCGCGTCATTCGAAATAAATTAAATCATTACCGCGAATTACCCAAAGAAATTCAG GAATTGTTGGGAGGTGTACCGGAGGGGTTTAATGATTATTTTGGGAGTCGGTTCCCGAAGCTGTTGATGGAGGTGTACAATGTTATGTACCATTATTGTAAGGATGAAGAATGGTTCTATAAGTACTTGGAGCATTAA
- the LOC128132639 gene encoding uncharacterized protein LOC128132639, which translates to MASLKEILTRRPVAATVRLTIPAGGARPGPPVGPAVGQYKVNLMAFCKDFNARTQKYKSEAPIAATVTVFKDNTFELSVRSPSVTWFLKKAAGIDSGSGRAGHVVASTLTLKHIYEIAKVKQADPYCQYMSLEAISKSIIGTAKSMGIKVEKELD; encoded by the coding sequence ATGGCGTCCCTGAAGGAAATTCTAACGCGTCGGCCAGTGGCGGCGACAGTCCGTCTCACCATCCCAGCCGGCGGAGCAAGACCTGGACCACCGGTAGGTCCGGCTGTAGGTCAGTACAAAGTTAACCTAATGGCGTTCTGCAAGGACTTCAACGCTCGCACACAGAAATACAAATCGGAAGCTCCAATCGCTGCTACTGTGACTGTTTTCAAAGACAATACTTTTGAATTGAGCGTTCGTTCTCCTTCAGTCACCTGGTTTCTAAAAAAAGCCGCCGGAATTGACTCCGGGAGTGGACGTGCAGGTCATGTTGTTGCatcaaccctaaccctaaaacacatctatgaaatCGCAAAGGTGAAGCAAGCAGATCCGTATTGTCAGTACATGTCCTTGGAGGCGATTTCAAAATCAATTATAGGTACAGCTAAATCTATGGGGATTAAGGTTGAAAAGGAGTTGGATTGA